In Colletotrichum destructivum chromosome 8, complete sequence, the following proteins share a genomic window:
- a CDS encoding Putative vacuolar protein sorting-associated protein Vps41/Vps8 has translation MADQDDSSSLGIPASSDEENMMAERWEDGTASLLDDEVQTSSSTPPAIGNGAVSNRYREILREQAEDASDEGSADAVPKRAGSPVDSLMSVPDDSPSIQASLVLDLRGSVISSPSSSILPSVASRPGLSSPSPSFRPFDRRFQSRISSSFIHSPRSSSPAFLTGHSRSASLSSGLLDRDDTDTPSPPWEVVRWTRLKKLNGQAFSEAGKRNFGTPTCIAVSASIVLGTSKGIILMFDYNQVLKTIIGPGTKAVESGAITAIAVSADHTTIAGGHANGSIFTWEANRASRPFLHILHLDQAQLQNRTMDGHLPSVAVTHLGFLGTRHTALVSADDRGMAFSHLATRGTGSLGRTVKTTRILGRYPDAAPPTGKPLKPSTVLAFSPLPLGNTERTTDTMGLTAMLTPYLLVIVSTTPVAQTQHKSARPKDVAHHSAMTGCLAWFPAVKLKVPDPVTGSDISKVKLVYCWSNVLTVLDVDEIPADNKDKPPGLKFKARSRWKCEEAIVAVQWLSRSVLTVLTITQRLIVLEDRTMRMTEGFDLMNKFIYHADLFSKQLHNLVEQLDEDDTSMHGVVADAFYMSFKTYKGKIFLLGFNDVSIGSLSNWADRIIALMENGDYVGAIQLGTSYYTGDADKLTIGLPEDTGLRHSMVRDKLMEIMRASLKYAFTQRQKDKSAADDGHLRELAEICFTASVSVGDVEFLFEEMYEWYEDAGLEGIFFETMEPYILEKQITTVPPAVVKTTVTHYVTKGWESRLEEMIVHMETTTLDLDQITVLCKQHSLYDALIYVWNQALDDYITPLIDLLTLLVPLMSNGDYMSSGNMEDEIYGVAALKMFPYLSYTLTGRVYPTGEVMDDAVASKAKAEIYWFLFSGNSVTWPKGSDRRFLTRPDQHNEPSFPYLRLILKFDAPSFLSAVNEAFEDSFLNDSPEKQVNGGIRGDVPEEQIFGRTVDRQYIVSILLEIMNPSDFAAEDTIYLDMFIARNLPKFPQYLLFPGSTLTKVLTGLCNYPGADLAEDAQLSAEYLLSIYQPPDANTLVPMFKKAGFYRILKRQYKVDKQYGKLVHTYFEDPADRDAVFECIGDCLRPQSGLNRRQVQEVLDAIKNNARTLLETSPLKAAKALSAQPTDVHHHVLDAAEDSPGLQFFYLRALLEPEKRDGESPTNPDRELVERYVQFMCRYDPSHVSDYIGLVQSINLRLDALLPAMEETGVIDAAVVLMAREGQINDAMDRLVKHLGTLESAFLGILTGAQKNDSDGLQSGAEETLRALQKYVHVGIWLCQGQTKSSRKANGVQRKSKSTTETLSPDEELWLNLIDAAVQTTRQLSTAIETLDNTQNGTITDETHDALDGLDKEKLLALLRSLVQHTFTALLTTTSSPAGAQAGGRLLTNAGSSLSFLRILRAFLARAAASSPNLADLRSVLASIFSAYAYEESILRLSNRLLERSLFVNVKQAVELRQRGWRPRGSTCEACGYRVWGPGVSGNIFEAWEEKQARDEEQKAERKSQIAAGGKGKAGSSSDVSQTAGDSKGKGKAAPVASEPLAEGDSTTAENGAGDPDVAVAKPREQPLGPLVVLACRHIYHQSCLDAYQARPDVERKSRVETHAREYRCPIDG, from the exons ATGGCAGATCAAGACGACAGTTCCTCTCTGGGCATTCCAGCTTCCAGCGATGAGGAGAACATGATGGCTGAGAGGTGGGAAGACGGCACCGCCAGcctcctggacgacgaggtccagACATCCAGCAGTACGCCACCAGCAATCGGGAATGGTGCAGTTTCCAATCGATATCGTGAAATACTGCGCGAGCAAGCCGAAGATGCCTCCGACGAGGGCTCGGCGGATGCAGTCCCGAAGCGGGCGGGGAGCCCGGTCGATTCCCTGATGTCGGTTCCCGATGATTCCCCCTCCATCCAGGCGAGTCTAGTCCTTGACTTGAGG GGCTCCGTAATATCCTCCccgagcagcagcatcttACCGTCTGTGGCCTCGCGACCAGGCCTCAGCAGTCCCAGTCCCTCATTCCGACCCTTCGACCGCCGCTTCCAGTCCCGCATTTCCTCCAGCTTCATCCACAGCCCTCGatcttcctcccctgccttcCTTACCGGCCATAGTCGATCCGCATCTCTCAGTTCGGGCCTGTTGGACCGCGACGATACCGACACGCCTTCTCCCCCGTGGGAAGTCGTACGATGGACGAGGTTGAAGAAACTCAACGGCCAGGCCTTCTCGGAGGCCGGCAAGCGCAACTTCGGAACACCCACATGCATTGCTGTCTCTGCCTCGATTGTGCTGGGGACCAGCAAGGGTATAATATTAATGTTTGATTACAACCAGGTCCTGAAGACCATCATCGGCCCCGGGACCAAGGCGGTCGAGTCTGGCGCCATTACGGCAATTGCGGTTTCTGCAGATCACACCACAATTGCTGGCGGCCACGCGAACGGAAGCATTTTCACCTGGGAGGCGAACCGGGCGTCGCGACCATTCTTACACATCCTGCACTTGGACCAAGCGCAGCTCCAGAACCGGACCATGGATGGTCACCTTCCCAGCGTCGCCGTTACCCATCTTGGGTTTCTCGGCACTAGACATACGGCGCTTGTTTCGGCGGATGACCGGGGTATGGCGTTCTCCCATTTGGCTACGAGAGGAACAGGATCCCTCGGCCGGACTGTGAAAACCACAAGAATACTTGGGAGGTACCCGGATGCCGCGCCTCCAACGGGCAAACCTCTCAAGCCCAGTACGGTCTTGGCATTTAGTCCTTTGCCCCTCGGCAACACGGAACGCACGACTGACACTATGGGTCTCACGGCCATGTTGACCCCTTACCTGTTGGTCATCGTATCCACGACGCCCGTTGCCCAGACCCAGCACAAGTCGGCCAGGCCGAAGGACGTTGCTCACCACAGCGCGATGACCGGTTGCTTGGCATGGTTCCCCGCGGTCAAGCTCAAGGTCCCAGATCCCGTTACGGGAAGCGACATTTCCAAAGTCAAATTGGTGTACTGCTGGTCCAATGTGCTGACGGTtctcgacgttgacgagaTACCGGCCGATAACAAGGACAAACCCCCAGGGCTCAAATTTAAAGCTCGGAGTCGGTGGAAGTGCGAagaggccatcgtcgccgttcAGTGGCTCAGCCGCTCGGTGCTCACTGTGCTGACCATCACGCAGCGGTTGATTGTGCTCGAAGATCGAACCATGCGTATGACCGAGGGTTTCGATCTGATGAACAAGTTCATCTACCACGCCGACCTCTTCTCGAAACAGTTGCATAACTTAgtggagcagctcgacgaagacgacacGTCTATGCATGGTGTCGTGGCTGACGCGTTTTACATGAGCTTCAAGACCTACAAGGGCAAAATCTTCCTCCTCGGATTCAACGACGTTTCGATCGGGTCATTGTCGAACTGGGCCGACCGCATTATTGCTCTTATGGAGAACGGCGATTACGTGGGAGCCATACAGCTCGGAACATCGTACTACACTGGTGACGCCGATAAGCTTACCATTGGCTTGCCTGAAGATACCGGATTGCGGCATTCAATGGTACGTGACAAACTCATGGAGATCATGAGGGCGTCACTCAAGTACGCTTTCACCCAGCGGCAGAAGGACAAATctgctgccgacgacggccatcTGCGGGAACTAGCCGAGATCTGCTTTACTGCCTCTGTCAGCGTGGGTGATGTCGAATTCCTCTTTGAAGAGATGTATGAGTGGTACGAAGATGCTGGCTTGGAAGGCATCTTTTTCGAAACCATGGAGCCTTACATCCTTGAGAAGCAAATCACTACCGTCCCTCCGGCTGTTGTCAAAACTACTGTGACACACTATGTCACCAAAGGGTGGGAGAGCCGCCTCGAGGAGATGATTGTTCACATGGAGACGACGACTCTGGACCTGGATCAAATCACCGTGTTGTGCAAGCAGCACAGCCTTTACGATGCGCTCATTTACGTCTGGAACCAGGCACTAGACGACTACATCACGCCACTGATCGACCTACTAACCTTGCTGGTACCCCTCATGAGCAATGGCGACTACATGTCTTCCGGGAACATGGAAGACGAGATATATGGCGTGGCCGCCTTGAAGATGTTCCCCTACCTTTCGTATACTTTGACGGGCAGAGTATACCCTACCGGCGAAGTCATGGACGATGCAGTTGCCTCGAAAGCTAAAGCTGAGATTTACTGGTTTCTATTTTCAGGAAATAGTGTCACATGGCCAAAGGGCAGCGACCGCCGATTTCTCACACGGCCGGACCAGCACAATGAGCCGTCCTTTCCGTATCTCAGACTGATTTTGAAGTTCGACGCCCCGAGCTTCCTCAGCGCTGTCAATGAGGCCTTTGAGGATTCTTTTCTGAACGACTCGCCGGAGAAGCAggtcaacggcggcatcaGGGGCGATGTGCCCGAAGAGCAAATCTTTGGTCGCACCGTTGATCGTCAATACATCGTCTCCATTCTTCTGGAGATCATGAACCCCTCAGacttcgccgccgaagaCACGATCTACCTCGACATGTTCATCGCTCGCAACCTTCCCAAGTTTCCTCAATACTTGCTATTCCCCGGATCAACCCTTACGAAAGTCTTGACGGGACTGTGCAATTACCCCGGAGCAGACCTTGCCGAAGACGCGCAGCTCAGCGCCGAGTACCTGCTATCAATATACCAGCCGCCCGACGCCAACACGCTGGTTCCCATGTTCAAAAAGGCTGGGTTCTATCGGATTCTGAAGAGGCAATACAAGGTTGACAAACAGTATGGCAAACTTGTCCACACTTATTTCGAAGACCCCGCTGACAGGGACGCCGTCTTTGAATGCATCGGGGATTGTCTACGACCACAGAGTGGTCTGAACCGTCGTCAGGTTCAAGAAGTCCTAGACGCAATCAAAAACAACGCCAGGACGCTTCTCGAAACGAGTCCTCTCAAGGCCGCGAAAGCCCTATCAGCCCAGCCAACTGACGTTCATCATCATGTTCtggatgccgccgaggattCACCCGGCCTTCAGTTCTTCTACCTGAGAGCATTGCTCGAGCCCGAAAAGCGAGACGGAGAATCTCCAACGAACCCTGACCGAGAACTCGTCGAGCGCTACGTACAGTTCATGTGCCGGTACGACCCGTCTCATGTGTCCGACTACATTGGGTTGGTTCAATCTATCAATCTCAGGCTCGATGCCTTGCTTCCAGCTATGGAGGAGACCGGTGTCATTGATGCCGCAGTTGTCCTCATGGCTCGCGAGGGCCAGATCAATGATGCCATGGACAGGCTTGTGAAGCACCTTGGCACTCTCGAGTCAGCCTTTCTAGGAATTTTGACTGGTGCTCAAAAGAACGACTCCGACGGGTTGCAGTCAGGGGCGGAAGAGACGCTACGGGCCCTGCAAAAGTACGTCCATGTGGGTATCTGGCTCTGTCAAGGCCAGACCAAGTCATCAAGAAAGGCGAACGGCGTTCAGAGAAAGTCCAAGTCGACCACAGAGACGCTGTCgccggacgaggagctcTGGCTCAACTTGATCGATGCGGCGGTGCAAACGACGCGGCAACTTTCAACCGCCATCGAGACATTGGACAATACTCAAAATGGCACAATAACGGACGAGACCCACGATGCGCTGGATGGTCTGGATAAGGAGAAGCTCTTGGCCCTTTTGCGGTCCCTAGTACAGCACACGTTCACGGCTCTTCTGACAACAACCTCCAGCCCTGCAGGAGCTCAGGCGGGTGGTCGACTGCTTACCAATGCTGGGAGCagtctttcttttcttcgtATTCTGCGAGCGTTCCTCGCCCGAGCCgcagcctcctcgccaaaCCTAGCAGATCTGCGTTCTGTCCTGGCCTCGATCTTCTCGGCGTACGCCTATGAGGAATCGATACTTCGGCTGTCCAACCGACTGCTTGAGCGAAGTTTATTCGTCAATGTGAAGCAGGCTGTGGAGCTTCGTCAACGGGGTTGGCGACCTAGGGGCTCTACATGCGAGGCTTGCGGTTACCGGGTCTGGGGTCCGGGTGTCTCAGGCAATATCTTTGAGGcttgggaggagaagcaAGCACGTGACGAAGAGCAAAAGGCGGAGAGAAAATCCCAAATAGCTGCAGGaggcaagggcaaggccggAAGCTCGAGCGATGTTTCTCAAACCGCAGGGGATTCgaaaggcaaaggcaaggCGGCGCCTGTGGCGTCAGAGCCCCTTGCGGAGGGAGACAGTACAACGGCGGAGAATGGCGCAGGAGACCCTGATGTTGCAGTCGCGAAGCCGCGAGAGCAGCCGCTGGGACCGTTGGTCGTGCTCGCATGCAGGCACATTTACCACCAGAGCTGCTTGGACGCCTACCAGGCCCGACCGGACGTTGAAAGGAAGAGCCGAGTGGAGACGCACGCGAGGGAGTATAGGTGTCCGATTGATGGATAG
- a CDS encoding Putative glutathione S-transferase, Thioredoxin-like superfamily, glutathione transferase family yields MLKLVTYTPRIASKLLHSSSKMSPAFTLYGARGSTNTDRVRLTLAEGGFTDYELVLINLHKGEQKVRQRYLLLFSSSSHYEAIPYAAAYHQSGENLKRHPWGKVPVVTFPDGFTLYESRAIGKYLAKKYSFPLLPSDSDAEAAALFDQAQSVETLYFADPAGRIGYEKFVKKFIELPADEAVVSAALRSVEAFFDVAERALQHSDYMAGKDFTLVDINYIPLVQRLFACGYGDVILGRKAVQAWWDRVINRPAIQQLLTADREAMTAARG; encoded by the coding sequence ATGCTGAAGCTCGTCACATACACTCCCAGGATCGCATCGAAACTGCTGCACAGCTCCTCCAAAATGTCGCCAGCTTTTACTCTGTATGGCGCCCGCGGTTCGACCAACACGGACCGTGTCCGTCTAACCCTCGCTGAGGGTGGCTTCACAGACTACGAGCTCGTTCTCATCAACCTGCACAAAGGTGAACAAAAGGTGCGTCAACGAtatcttcttctcttttcttcttcctcccacTATGAAGCTATCCCTTACGCTGCCGCCTACCATCAGTCCGGAGAAAACCTGAAGCGTCACCCGTGGGGTAAGGTTCCCGTCGTCACGTTCCCCGACGGCTTCACCCTCTACGAGAGCCGCGCCATCGGCAAGTACCTCGCCAAGAAGTACTCATTCCCGCTGCTGCCCTCGGACTCTGACGCCGAGGCTGCGGCGCTGTTCGACCAGGCGCAGTCGGTGGAGACGCTTTACTTCGCCGACCCGGCGGGCCGAATTGGGTACGAGAAGTTCGTCAAGAAGTTCATCGAGTtgcccgccgacgaggccgtcgtctcAGCCGCCCTGCGGTCCGTCGAGGCGTTCTTCGACGTCGCGGAGCGTGCGCTGCAGCATAGCGACTACATGGCCGGGAAGGACTTCACcctcgtcgacatcaacTACATTCCGCTCGTTCAACGGCTGTTTGCGTGCGGATACGGAGACGTCATCCTCGGCCGCAAGGCCGTGCAAGCTTGGTGGGACCGAGTCATCAACAGGCCAGCCATCCAGCAGCTGTTGACCGCGGACAGGGAGGCTATGACCGCCGCGCGTGGATAG
- a CDS encoding Putative Galactose-binding-like domain superfamily, galactose mutarotase-like domain superfamily, which translates to MMFLSLLWSLLFLPSVVLAAFGWTDNGSEYVIDSGADLVIKVTKCCGDISSLKFKGVEYNGWGGKNSHVESGLGASTVSIASYSNVIKVSVVHGTLRHWLFVRYGNNNVYLFTNKADNSISAMRYIVRIKGGLFSHASTESDFYDGGSSIIEAQDINVNSAGLTKSKHYQGSNYGRTIDYDYVGRKKSGVGLFMIRSNHEISSTGSTHVTLLRANTQHKASGGPFFRSLVRRADPTGEDLYDIYYYNMGHTDPMRTGLQGPSVLAFTSGEDPNSNLFARKADWSWFDDKGLNGWVPASGRGYASGVGLANMKSGKTYVVGLSNSVAQYWGTAGAGGAWSIAKVIPGTYTLTVYKDELEVATSSVTIKAGAGTAVNTITCVDPQDDATIWRIGEWDGTPKGFLNFEDTPLKLTYMHPSDSRISTWNAGNFIVGTHGANRFPGYMWKEVNSGYIIYFKLTADQLKSGHTVRIGLTEAYIGGRPAINVNSWASPLPAATTQASTRSLTVGTYRGNNVKLTYAVPQSAWVQSTSEWQILTINIISGSSGTKFLSPGVSFDALELLP; encoded by the exons ATGATGTTCCTCTCGCTCCTTTGGTcgctcctcttcctgccttcggtcgtcttggccgccttCGGCTGGACTGACAACGGCTCCGAGTACGTcatcgacagcggcgccgaCTTGGTTATCAAGGTCACCAAGTGTTGCGGTGACATCTCCTCGCTCAAAttcaagggcgtcgagtaCAACGGCTGGGGCGGCAAGAACAGCCACGTCGAGTCCG GGCTGGGAGCCAGCACCGTAAGCATCGCGAGCTACAGCAACGTTATCAAGGTTTCGGTCGTCCACGGC ACACTTAGGCACTGGCTATTCGTCCGTTATGGAAACAACAACGTCTACCTCTTCACAAACAAGGCCGACAACTCCATCTCCGCCATGCGTTACATTGTCCGCATCAAGGGCGGATTGTTCTCACACGCCTCAACCGAAAGT GATTTCtacgacggcggcagcagcatcatcgaGGCCCAGGACATCAACGTCAACAGCGCCGGGCTGACCAAGAGCAAGCACTACCAGGGCTCCAACTATGGCCG GACCATTGACT ACGATTACGTCGGGCGTAAGAAGAGCGGCGTCGGTCTGTTCATGATCCGAAGTAATCATGAGATAAGTTCTACCGGCTCGACGCATGTAACCCTTCTCCGTGCTAACACACAACACAAGGCCTCGGGCGGCCCCTTTTTCAGATCTCTGGTGCGTCGCGCCGACCCCACCGGCGAGGACTTGTATGACATCTACTATTACAACATGGGTCACACCGACCCCATGCGCACTGGTCTCCAGGGCCCCTCGGTCCTGGCCTTCACTTCCGGCGAGGATCCTAACAGCAATCTCTTCGCTCGCAAGGCTGACTGGTCCTGGTTTGATGACAAGGGC CTTAACGGCTGGGTCCCTGCTTCTGGCCGCGGCTACGCTTCTGGCGTTGGTCTCGCCAACATGAAGTCCGGCAAGACCTACGTCGTCGGTCTGTCAAACTCCGTTGCGCAGTATTGGGGAACCGCGGGCGCCGGTGGCGCCTGGTCCATCGCCAAGGTCATACCCGGCACCTACACCCTGACTGTCTACAAGGACGAGCTTGAGGTCGCAACCTCGTCCGTCAccatcaaggccggcgccggcactGCCGTCAACACCATTACTTGTGTCGACCCGCAGGATGATGCCACCATTTGGCGCATCGGCGAGTGGG ATGGAACCCCCAAGGGCTTCTTGAACTTCGAGGATACCCCCCTGAAGCTTACTTACATGCACCCCTCGGACAGCCGAATCTCCACCTGGAACGCCGGAAACTTCATTGTCGGCACGCACGGCGCCAATCGCTTCCCCGGCTACATGTGGAAG GAGGTCAACAGTGGCTACATCATCTACTTCAAGCTCACGGCCGACCAGCTTAAGTCGGGCCACACAGTACGCATCGGCCTCACCGAGGCCTACATCGGCGGCCGCCCCGCCATCAACGTCAACTCATGGGCCTCGCccctgcccgccgccaccacgcAGGCCAGCACCCGCTCGTTGACTGTCGGCACCTACCGGGGTAACAATGTCAAGCTGACCTACGCCGTGCCCCAGTCCGCCTGGGTCCAGAGCACGAGCGAGTGGCAGATCCtcaccatcaacatcatcagCGGCAGCTCCGGCACCAAGTTCCTCAGCCCCGGTGTCAGcttcgacgccctcgagcttctGCCTTGA
- a CDS encoding Putative zn(2)Cys(6) fungal-type DNA-binding domain-containing protein — MADSLVPPIRDIQRRTKVKTGCATCRIRRVKCDENKPFCRKCVSTGRTCDGYASPFRLVFARQSINSNAHAGSCIKPGAAGLQLIRSTSTRVEISPQDIDLLGRYFSTKTMFDVKLGCNEEARQILQASLTDPTIRHAVSSLRALREQLEASVAQRTPSYGYDYGLQQYCIALGGLASRLSSPSPKESKSALLCCQIFISIEQVRGNYAAMTQHIIQGLGIMHEYRARPKSLLADREKIPLLDVFIIKLFAAPCKFADSPATTEPDASGTAVAVCRKQSANSRNLRAIAPNIRTGLTRIAGTTLEFLGRLSHLESASAPRLLSEQASLLELLDSWLVDLELVLADMRPSRPEPLSVSFLRFFHQILKVALLGALCSSPDLHTELRTEIDRLRPIAGTIEEGVKAYETRGGMRK, encoded by the exons ATGGCAGACAGCCTCGTCCCCCCAATACGGGACATTCAGAGGAGAACCAAGGTGAAAACTGGTTGTGCGACGTGCAG AATAAGAAGAGTCAAATGCGACGAGAACAAGCCGTTTTGCCGGAAATGTGTCAGCACTGGCCGCACATGCGACGGCTACGCATCTCCCTTTCGGCTCGTTTTTGCCAGACAATCTATAAACAGTAACGCCCATGCCGGCAGCTGCATCAAGCCAGGCGCGGCTGGTTTGCAACTCATCCGGTCCACCTCGACCAGGGTCGAGATCTCCCCTCAGGAtatcgacctcctcggccgttACTTCTCGACCAAGACCATGTTTGATGTGAAGCTAGGGTGTAATGAAGAAGCCAGGCAAATTCTCCAGGCCAGTCTGACTGATCCAACGATACGGCATGCAGTCTCGTCTCTCAGGGCTCTTCGGGAACAACTCGAGGCGTCTGTCGCGCAGCGGACCCCGAGCTACGGCTATGATTATGGCCTCCAGCAATATTGTATAGCATTAGGCGGCCTTGCATCTAGACTTTCGTCCCCAAGCCCCAAGGAATCCAAGTCGGCGTTGCTCTGCTGTCAGATCTTCATCAGTATCGAGCAAGTGCGGGGGAACTACGCCGCCATGACCCAGCACATCATACAAGGACTCGGCATCATGCACGAGTACCGCGCGAGGCCGAAATCGCTGCTGGCTGACCGTGAAAAGATACCGCTGCTGGATGTGTTCATCATCAAGCTGTTCGCTGCGCCGTGCAAGTTTGCGGATTCTCCAGCGACGACCGAACCCGATGCGAGCGGTACGGCGGTTGCCGTATGCAGGAAGCAGTCTGCCAACTCCCGCAATCTCCGCGCGATCGCGCCCAACATCCGGACGGGGCTCACAAGGATTGCTGGAACAACGCTTGAGTTCCTTGGCAGGCTGTCGCATCTGGAGTCGGCAAGTGCTCCTCGGCTGCTGTCCGAGCAAGCATCTCTACTAGAATTGTTGGACTCGTGGCTCGTTGATCTCGAACTTGTTCTTGCGGATATGAGACCTTCCCGGCCCGAGCCTCTTTCGGTGTCTTTCCTGCGCTTCTTCCATCAGATCCTGAAAGTCGCTCTCCTCGGCGCGCTATGCTCCTCACCGGATCTTCATACCGAGCTGCGGACCGAGATCGACCGATTGCGGCCCATAGCTGGCACCATAGAGGAAGGAGTAAAGGCGTATGAGACACGCGGTGGTATGAGAAAGTGA